One window of the Bos indicus isolate NIAB-ARS_2022 breed Sahiwal x Tharparkar chromosome 15, NIAB-ARS_B.indTharparkar_mat_pri_1.0, whole genome shotgun sequence genome contains the following:
- the LOC109568915 gene encoding olfactory receptor 52A1-like: MSISNITVFMPSVLTLIGIPGLESVQCWIGVPFCIMYLIAMIGNSLLLIIIKSEPSLHEPMYIFLGMLGVTDIALLTSVVPKMLGIFWFHIPEIYFNSCLLQMWLIHTFQGIESGILLAMALDRYVAVCYPLRHAAIFTPHLISQIASVVTLRAALLVAPCLVLIKFRLQFYHKTVISHSYCEHMAIVKLAAGNIQVNKIYGLFVAFNIAVFDLSFITLSYIQIFITVFRLPQKEARLKAFNTCIAHICVFLQFYFLAFFSFFAHRFGSHIPTFIHILISSIYLLVPPFLNPFIYGAKMKQIRIQMVKMFHS; the protein is encoded by the coding sequence ATGTCcatttccaacatcacagtcttCATGCCCTCTGTGTTGACACTGATAGGAATCCCAGGCCTAGAGTCTGTGCAATGTTGGATTGGGGTTCCATTCTGTATTATGTATCTCATTGCTATGATCGGAAATTCTTTGCTTCTGATCATCATCAAATCAGAGCCCAGCCTCCATGAGCCCATGTACATTTTCCTAGGCATGCTAGGGGTAACTGATATTGCACTTCTTACCAGTGTTGTGCCCAAGATGCTTGGAATCTTCTGGTTTCACATACCAGAGATATATTTCAACTCCTGCTTGCTTCAAATGTGGCTCATTCACACATTTCAGGGCATAGAGTCAGGCATCTTGCTGGCCATGGCCCTGGACCGCTATGTAGCAGTCTGTTATCCACTCAGACATGCTGCCATCTTCACTCCCCACCTCATTTCTCAAATAGCAAGTGTGGTAACACTCAGAGCTGCCCTTCTTGTAGCCCCTTGCCTAGTACTGATAAAATTCCGATTGCAATTTTACCACAAAACAGTCATCTCCCACTCCTACTGTGAGCATATGGCCATTGTGAAACTGGCTGCAGGAAATATCCAGGTCAACAAAATCTATGGTTTATTTGTGGCTTTCAACATTGCAGTGTTTGATCTCTCTTTCATTACATTGTCCTATATACAGATATTTATCACAGTTTTTCGTTTGCCCCAGAAGGAAGCTAGGTTGAAAGCATTCAACACTTGTATCGCTCACATCTGTGTCTTCCTCCAGTTCTACTTtcttgccttcttctccttcttcgcACATAGGTTTGGTTCTCACATCCCCACTTTTATCCATATTCTCATTTCTAGCATTTACTTGCTGGTCCCTCCATTTCTCAATCCATTTATCTATGGTGCAAAGATGAAGCAGATCCGTATCCAAATGGTAAAAATGTTCCATTCGTAA